The following DNA comes from Papaver somniferum cultivar HN1 chromosome 4, ASM357369v1, whole genome shotgun sequence.
CAAACTTCTTCTCACCAATAAATCCCATTCTTTTAAGAGCTTGTTATTTTTCAAAACATGGATTATCTATAAATAATGCATATTCATGTTTGTCTTTGATCATGTTGGGAAAAAAGATCTTTTCAATATTAAGATTATAAGCGGAAGGATATTCAAGAGAAGTTGATTTGCGCGATCAGTAGGTTTACCACCCTAGAGTtctcttatccataactagtgcAGTCAAGCATACATGTTTAAGAAGTAactaacaaaccctaatttcaatttcgaATACACACCCGAGtattatttgtgggagacaataTCGGTAGTTCCTTTATATAGGGTTAAGATATCCAATTTCAGAAATAGTGATTTGTTTGCATACTAGTGATAATCAATTCCGAAATTATCGGTAGACTACGAAATTATCAGTAGTTCCGAAACTTCAATTTGTTTGCAGACTATTAAACCTTAATTTCAATTTCGAATACACACTCGAGTATTATAAACAAACTAGTGATCATCAAGGTTCAACTACCATTagacaatcaaatcaataatctaaaactaaaataacaatacgattctagtttcccaccaactgtacttttaggtgcttcttgatcccacataagtctttaatgaagtggacgtaagagatttctcctaattagctTACTCTCCTCTCTAGGTGAGTATTACAAATAATACTACTAGTTGGCTTCCCGCACTGACTACAAATTAAATACGTGCATTttgggataagtttgtaagaagaacaaacttcactatttatagaccagtaaaagatatgcaataaataccaaGTTTCAGATTTGTCttattccaactaatatccaactaatatactgaaatctctcatggatgacaactcaaaGCATACTCTACTAATATATTCTCCCAAAGATATGTTTTACATGCTGGGAAAGTAAAGACATATAaattcgaaaaccctaaaaaagattctcaaatatttcggtttgggatctcagcttgagtatcaaggaatatctttgaacattaaataaataagatttcagcacatgttcaaattacttatTATGTTGACATAGTGAACTTTCCTAAATAACAACTCATATTCTGAATTCCATGTAAACCTTAAATTGTATATGAAGAACCAGAACACAATTGTTATTAGGGGTTGGTCCTGCAAGTGATTCCCAAGGTAAGGATCCTTCTTGCTAGAGATACCCAAGCAAACCATTAAATCTctttgattcctttcaactacgaaacaagtttcgcaagtgtacttccttaaactcacgtagttaaacatagttttctaggtatgaaatcaacTCAAAGTTCATCACACAATCTAGTAAAGAATTATGGAAATAGTATGGTCAcaaatacgaagttcaaaagataaacgttgtaTTTCGTACTTCAATATACCAAAGTTTTAATACAACTTGTATATTTATCTTTGACACTTTGCTCACAATATAATGATTAAGTCACTAATACTAGagattcatatatataacttcgcatgttaggTTTTCAATATAAACGACTTGAAATCAACATGCATAGAAATAGAAACAAGTCAAGTATTGTATTACTAACTTTGAATAGAAGGATAATGTGTTCGTCGATGTCGACatgtcttcaggttcttcaaagTAATACAATTTTTTCTCAACATTTATATACTTCCTAGTTTAACCTAATGAATTTGAttttagtaatctaatcaagcgactcaagtttttgaactaaaatatgacaaccaaacttgatataccaacggttggggttcaaccgagcaatggtctaacaaATTGAAGTAGTGATATATTTTttcgaaaataaaatattttctaggaattcaattggtgATGTATTACTAGAATTAATTAATGAGCCACTCTATACTAGTAGTAAATCTATCCAGGAGCCTCATATTGATTCACGAATGAGGTACGAGATGATAGAAGCACCATACCCGTTCTGAATGTATATTTTGTGCAACTAGAAAACATATGAGAGTGTTGCAAAAGGCATCACTAGTGTTTTAAAGTCTCAATAGAGTGAGTTTTTACAGAAGCAAATAGTGAGTCATGcagtaaaaataataaaaaaagtataTATAATATTGATAGCTCAACCGGGTAAGGATTTAATATTGTCATATATATTTATGCTTTGAAGAGGTTACATGATCAATCAAAGATTTTTGTAACAAGAGCGTTATTATAATTCTCTTGCGGAATATACAATTTGAATTCATACTTCTGATGTCAGGTCAGAGACATACAAAATTTTGATGTTTTTACTGCTGGTTAGAGGTCATTTTACGATTTTTTTCCTTCgtcaaaatccaccatcaacaattggtaATTATATGTGAGATAGATTTGGTTAGGTTTGACCAAGTGAAGTCGGAGTCACAAGGAAGATGACAAGAACAACTCTTTCATTATTTTGTGGtgatgaagaaggaaacccaCACCAAGGAAGATGATATGAGCAACTTTCATTATTCCGTGGtgatgaagaaggaaacccaCATCACAAACAAATAAACCCATGGATTAAGGGTGTTTGAGTTATAAAgtgttttgaaaaaataaataaataaagtaacaAGAGAGAGGAATCACCAATATTTATAGCCTGAGCATTTTGATGAGCTCAAACGAGTATTTGTGTTGTACGTACTAGGCCAATGTCTATTTCCAAACACTATCTCATTGACATTGCTTAGTTTTTTTCGAAACCTAAGAAGATTAAGAACGAGCACCAAAATTAGTCAGGGAATCTTTAGTTCTATCTAAATTGAGCATAAACCTCAGATCATGCGCGGGCTCCAAATCAAACCTGAATGGTTTTTTGGGAGTCTTGAAGGTAAAaaaacaaaattcattttcattacttatttatatttatttttattcttgaaATGGTAATGCACTAAcgctaatgttattattttcataCTGGTTGTATACTTATTTCTGTGTTGGTGAACCATATCTTTGTGACACAAATGACGTTTTTAATTCATATAGAAGTACCATGTAGATAATTGGGTGTCATCTCAAGTTGATGATGCTCAAAACGCTTCTTGGTTCATAGGATTCAACAACTATGTTCAACACGCCATAAAAATGTTATCATGGCGTGTTGAACATTAATGAGTACCATAGTATGGAAGCCAGAGGATGATGGATATAAGCCTAAAAAGGATTATGTTATTCGGTCTTACTTGAGAAATACACCTTCTTCAACTACAAGGCAGAAAAGTAATAGCCATCAAACCCGATCCAAGTGGAGAGATTTCTCATAATTATTGGTTAGATTTGATAAAGAATGAAAAACCTTGGGAAGAGGTTGAACAAGTTATCCATGCGCTTAGAGATGAATCCGAGTACCTTGATTGGTTAACAAGATTTTCAAGTGTAATATTGTTTTTCAACCAAATTTTTTGAGTGGGATGGATTTGCCAGCTTTAGGTAGGATTTCACTTGCTGGTCATTATCTTCCTTCCCAACCTCCACCACCAACACCCGCTGGTTTTTCGTATCATAGTATTCAAAGAACTTCATTGTCAGCTATACATAGTTTTCTTTGGATGTGCGGAGACACTATTATGGTTCAATTACTTTTCAAGATCTCGATCGGACTAATTCTTGCTAGGGGGTACATGATGTACATGAGCCGTATCATAAAAAGTTGAAAGAGTTTGAATATTATGTAGACAGATTACAGACACTTCACTTGATAAGATGAACCAAATAAGGCATAACATGATGTTTAACCTATGTACTCCAGTTTCTTCCCCTCGTGGTGGCGGTCATGGTGGTGCATGTTCTTCTTTTGGTGGTGATACTGTTTCTACCTttgatggtggtggtaatggtggtAAAAATCCTTcttatggtggtggtggaggtagaGGTTCTCCTTCTGGTTTTTACTCCTGGAATTCATATAAATGCGGGAAGTCGTGGAAGTCATCTTTGTTCCCCAAATATTGTGCAAGAGACTCAAATACCAACAGGTGATATAAGAGGCTTTGACATTGAAGCATCTCAGCTAGAAACTATTGGTGATGGATTGACAGTGAAGCAACTGAGCTACAAAATCCTGGTGGTGGCTTCAATATTGAAGTAGATCGGGAATGTGCTCTTTATACCCCAATTTCCCCAACCGCATCAACATTTCACCCATCTCAAGCTCACCCATTTCAATATTTTTATCGTGTTCCACTCCGCACGAATAATCCCTTCGGGTTACTTTTCAAGGTTTTGAAGACCATTCTCTTGATTTTACTTAACCACCATCCCAGACTTTATACGGTGAGTTCTCTCTGTCATGttgaacaacactcttaatcGAAAACCTGGTTGGATGGAATTTTAGTGGTAAGGGAAATCAGTAGTTTATAAATGTAATTTACTTTCAAGCATTTGGCGtgattgttttctttttattaatgaaattaatgTTCAAATCCATACCTTTTTTTACGCTTCCTTACGTAGCACCTAATCAACATTGAATCCAGACACATGAATCTTAAAGAGTTCATAAGATTGCATCATAATTAAATTGTCTATTGTTGACTTCATATAAATTGATACAAGCCAGTATTTTTTGAACATAGAGATAAAAtgaattttatttattaaaactCAGTCATTCAAAATTATTTACTAAAAAGTTAGTAAGATACTCACTCGTTATTTGGTGGACAATTCAGTTTGTTACATGATCCTTGATGATAGCTAAGCTCAAGGTTTTCCTAGTTCTTGAATTTTCAATACTGACTAACGCCGCAAACCATTGAAACACATTGTCCCATAAATTGAAATTGTCAATAAGATTCATACATACATCACTTGCAACTGATATTCAAACACGAATAAAACCAACATCTTCTTCCCGAATGAAGCAACTGATATTTAAACACGAATAAGACCAACATTTCTAATGAAAATTATAGAGAAAGTGTGAGTTGAATTGTATGAAAGATTGAATATTTCTATATGATTAATTTGTACGTGCTGGACTGGATGAATAATAACTAAGAGATGTAGATTACACTAAACGACCACCACTACGTCGTCGGTAATATAGATTTGGGCCAACTCCCGAATAGTAGAATCTCTACCGTTAGATAGAAACTCCACCTCAACGGGTTAAGTGGAAATTTACCAATTAATACATCATGTTTGCCTGTTAGCCACTTTgccatacccatagtgggtgcgaAAGTGGCGAAGCCGGCTTAAGACAAGGCGTCCAACCAAGGGGAGCTTCGGGGACGACCCAAAGAAAATCGGTTTTCCCGTCCAACACCGAATAGCGCGTGAGCGCGTGAAATTATCTCCCGTATGAAACTTATACGAAGTGAGAGAGATAAATcagtatatttatttttttcagtTTTCTCCGTTAACAAACGAAAACATCAGAAAATCTCATAAGAAGTCCGTAAGTCTACAgagggaagaagatgaagacaacGAAAGGAGggaaaacgatgaatccaacagatGCATATCGAAAAGAAATACGAAGGAAAGAATTAAAAAGGGTAATTTAAAAAACCTTCCATTATTGACTTTTagggtttgtgttttttttttttgaaattgggGATACAATTGTGCAGTCAATTTTCTATAGGTTGACGAAGTgataattttctttttgtttgacagaacaagaaagaaagaaagaaggtgAGAGAAGTTGGGATTTTGAAAAAAGATCCTGATACTCTTAAAGAACAGATTGATAAGTTGGAAATGATGAGTAAGTCCTTTTTCTTACTTTTATGGTTTGTCATGTTATTGAAAATTGAGTTGTTTACGTTTGCTAATTGAACTGCATTGTCAACTGAAAGGTTTTTGTTGAAATTGTAAGAATTGCTACCGTGATTGTGCTATTACTATAATTTATGTACTAGCTAATAAATTCCTGCTTAGCTTGAACCCTATGTCCTTAGATAGGGATTCAAATTCAAAAATTGCGCAGGAGTCCAGTTGTAGTTACTTTCTTTTCTTGCTTGGGGCCTTAGGGGACACAATTTTGTAACCAACAGGAATCACTTTTAATCACCACAAGAGGGCCTCCCATGTCCGCCAATTATAAGTTGTAAAGAGGAGAATATTTAATCCAGTTATTCGTTTGGTGGTTTGATAAATCTCAATGTTAGGGTAGACTAGAATTGAGCTCATATCATTAGGTTGTGATGGAATAGATATCATTTACTGATAGAGggattcgtcaatttctcccttgCACTCATTGCAACTATTAGACCTCTCCCATGAGATCCCTATTTCTCAGGAAGTCCCAACCTGACTTCTGAATCTCTGATAATGTAAAGATTAAGAATAACCCTATTTTATTGTTTAGTTACGCCCCAGGGATGTGACTAAAATTAGTTATAGTCATTAGTTTGAGTTTGACTTTTTAGGTGTTCCACCTACAACTGCACATTAGATCCATAAATCCACGTTGTTTACCTCTTTTTTGTTTGGTAACATGTTTTGGTCACTAAATCTCCCACTGTTGGACCAATTTTGATGTGAAATTTTACTAGTGACTGTTAACTGGTGCAGAGGCGGACGGTGCTCTGGATAAGgcaaggaaacacaaaaagagACATCTTGAGGACACTCTTAACCTTGTTATTAAGAAAAGGAAGGTACATGGTTTTTCTTTTACATCTGTGTATGGTCTTTTTTGTTTAACTTCTCACATCTTTCCCTTCCCCCCTAAGTTGATGTTCCCAGTTGTAACACGGATATTTTACAACTTATTCATCGGACACACTGAACCCTGTCTCCAAAAGCGGAACAATGCATCAGTTGGTGTTCTAAGTTAAAACCCGGACACAAACATACTGTACAAATTTAGAGATTAAATGAAGCAGTTAGCAAACTAAGTGAATTCTGTTGATTTTCAAGCGTGAAAGACTAAGCTATATACTGCTCAATTTTAATAAATTATGTATGTGTAGTAGTGGAAATAAAGTACAAAGGAATTTCTAGTGACAATAAAGTTAAAATCGTTTCCAGTTGCATTGCTGCTGTCAACTAACTATTGTGTTTATTATTAGAGTTATCCGTTTGTATGGTAACTTTTGGGTAGTTACAAGGTGCAGTGAAATTCTTCCTTACACCTATTGGTGATTGTTGTTTTTCGACACTTGACGATTTTTCTGTTAATGAttgtgtttgaagaaggagtCCGAGTCTCTTCAATTCATGAACGTAATATATAACTGGCAAACGTTGTAATGCGACATTCCTAAAGTGATCTATACGACGGCGTTTGCTTCTTTGTAAGCTTGTTCTAACATTATCTTTTTCTAACTAGATATTCATAGTTTTACAAGCACACACACTCACTCTGGAGTCTTGATGGGTGTCAATTCTAGGCACATGCCCTCTGACCCATTTCTTTTTTCAATCTTCCAGTATCCAACTCTGTCAGTTGTTCAATTTATGCTAGAAATTTTTGATGAATTATAATGTGGATCCCTAAGGATGTATCTGTTCTACTGCTATAGTAGTAATAAAGGCTGTATAGTTTACGAAGTTTGAGCAACCATATTCGCATTTGGAAGTTTGAGGAGCAGGCAGTCAAACGGAATAAATATTGCATAGACTATCTAGATTTTGTTTTCATTCTGTAATATTTGATACTAAGTCACTCTATCAATTCTTCCGCATGTTATTGTTTACACTTTATTATGTATGTTCTTGACTACTTTAGTTATTCCTAGAACAATGATACCATTATAACTGCAGTTTCTTCCTTTAAACAGGAGTTTGAAGAGAAAGCGAAGGACAAGGGTGAGACGTCAGTTATGTTCAGGTGAATAAGTCCTCTTTGTTTGTGCATCATGTATGCACTAACTAGTGAGTCCTTATTTATGTTCTTACTCTAGTTCCATCCTTAATTGCATATGCTTTTGTTATTTTCAACAGCCACTTAGGGCCCCCTCGGAGACGaactgctgaagaagaagagagagcGAAACATCCAAGGCCAGAGGTACTTTTCCCATCCTTCGAGATGACTTCTAACCCTATTTGCTGCCCAACCTTTTATTCTAATGGTTTTCCTCTTGCAGGATTCTGTATATTATCATCCTACACTGAACCCTACTGGAGCACCTCCTCCTGGAAAGCCTCCCATGTACAAATCATCAATAGGTCAATTGAGTTCTTATGTGATATTAACTTCTTATGTTTATATTAGATACAAATAGGTGCAAATTTTTAGATGACCACAGCCCACTTACTTCTCTCGCTCTGCTCGCGGTGTTCCTTACTTTAACTTGTTATGTTTATTCTTTCTATGGATGTTTACTGTCATCAATTACTTTATTTCTCTTCTTTGCTCTTCTAATACAGGACCCAGGATTCCCTTGTCTGCAGCTTCCTCTCGTGGCGGAGCATCATCTTCAAATGCAGAGTCAGAGGAAGTGGAATTTGGTGGCCCCCCTCCCCCTGCTCCACCACCACCCTTGCCAGACTCTAGTGAATTAGGCCTCGGGGATGTCTCTACATTGCCTCTACCTCCTCCACCTCCAATGCCACCTCAGCCTGCTGCTGCTAACTTAGGTAGTGCATTGCCCCCACCATCACTACCTCCACCTCCTCCTGGTCCACCACCACCCAAAGAACAAGGTTCTGTTcccacttcacttcctccacctcCACCGCCACCCCGCTCTACTCAGCCACCTCCACCTGGTACAAATGCAAGTGAGATGGGTCAATCTGCGCCATCAGATGGCTCAAATGTTAAAGAGTCTGAGCGTgtaagattcttttttttttcttttcttcttctctctctctctctcttttttttttaacctgTTTGGTGATTTAACACTTGTTCAAATACCAACAACATTCTGCAGtaacatctctctctctctctttctctctgcaGGTGCTGGTTATGCTTCCTCCACCACCCCCACCTCCCGGATTGCCACCTAAGTCTGATGCCAATAGTTTTACAGGGACCAAGGATGTCATTAACATgcttccaccacctccaccaccaactccaaaTCAGCAAGTGCCAAGGCCTTCCTTAGTCCATACCATACAGCCGGATGTACTACCCCCAGGCATTGCTCGTTTGCCTCCACCCCCACCTCCTCCAGGACCACCATTATCTGTCCCAGGACTTCCTCCTCGTCCTGGACTTCCTGGCATGGTTCTGCCACCAATGCCAAGACCACCCTTTGGTCCTCCACCTGGACCACCACCAATGATGAGACCACCACTTCCACCTGGCCCTCCTCCTAGCTTCCAGCAGGAAGACACTTACAATGCTTTTAGATCTTCAGCACCCCAGAAGCCATCTTATGTTAAGTCGGCAGCATCTACAGTTGTGAAGAGGCAGCTGGCACAGCATACTCCTGAACTTACAGCTATGGTGAGTTTATTTCTCTCTGCTATATGCTTTCTGCCTGTAAACAGAAACTAAAACACATTCCCCGTCTCTCATATCTTTGGATCCGAGTCTCTTATCTTTGGACCTAAGGGTGTGAAATTGTGGTATTTACTAAAAATGGCTAATCTAGTTATTTGTAGGTCAGTATCTAATGAGAACCTCAAGTTGCCTATGTTAATAGAGATGTTCCAGCAATTATCCTTTTTCTTTTGCATGTGGATAAAACTTAAAAGTGGAAATGGTAGGGAATCGGAACAAGAACACACCAGCACCAAACTGATCCAGAACCAGTTAATCTATTTGCAGTTCAAACTTGTTTGTGATAGTAAAGCAATACAAATGGAATGTTATTGTTGAGACCCCTAAATCTACCTTGATGGCGTTTTACTGGTATTGTTTATGTCTTCTGTCTGCAATTTGTTTCAGCTTCCTTTGAATTCTAACGTTGTCTTGTTCAAATTCTAGGTTCCTGCATCTGTACGAGTGAGAAGAGAGACGGCTGTCCAGAAAACAAAACCTAAGGTCCCACAATTAGCACAAACAACCGCAACACCACGACCAGCAGCAGCACTTGTAGCAGCCATCAAGAAGCCGGAGACTGTGAAGCCCTCAAATGCACCAAAGCCACAAAGTGTTGACGACTCTTATATGGCCTTTTTGGAGGACATGAAAGCCCTCGGTGCACTTGATAGTTGAGAAATTGTAGTCTGGCAAACAAGTTCTTCAAGGGAAAATTTTTCACCCTGTTATTGTTACAGGTTAGAATCTTAgcgcttgttttttttttttttcaacggtGGAGTTAGATTCCGTTTTTATCAAATCTATGTAAACCTTGAAATCTTGGATTGTACTGTTAAATTGTAATTAtagtttttctaattttatagtTGACTTAAATTTGAATCTCAATCTCAGATAAACATTGCTTCCATGAATTGGTAGTATAAGTTAAAATAAAGCAACAGTTCAAGTCATATCAACAAAAACAGGAAGGAATGGGTGCTCAATCAATGAAGTAGTTATTCCATGACCAGTAAGGAGATGGGCTGAACCTGTTTCATGTTGAAAATCCAGTTTTGGATAGGATTTTGAGCAATAATCTATTCTGTTTTCTTCTAGAGGAACTTGCATCACCCCAACTGTCTTTTGACTCACTGGGAAAGAGACAGACTCCTACAAAGTGTCTATTAAAGCTCTTTCGGCTGTAGGTGCCAATCTTTccaaccaaaaaaaagaaaaaaaaaaagtaaatgaatAGCCATTTAATGCGGGTAGGTATTAAGTTACTGTAAACTTGAGATTTAAACCATCATTCAACTTGGTTTCACAAGCTCAGTATATCTTTGCCAATCTTTATCATAACCACTTTAATGGCTAGATTGAAAAATAGTGAGAGGAAAAAGCTGTAGTCAACTGTTTTGGCAGCCTAATAGAAGATGATTAACACTTTAACATAAGTTTTAGAATATATTTTGACAAAGATATGCTTTTTTGATTCATTTGTTCCCTATCTACTCCACTAAGTATCTCAAATTATCAATGAATGTTTCAACATGTGAGAGACCAACAATAGAAGAATTTTGagctagagagagagagagagagaatgagaATGAGAGGTGTAAATAGGCTGACAGTTTAAAAAATCCATTCAGCTTTTCTGGTTGTTCAGTATTACagtatgcaatcaatactttttgaagaatttttttgacATCTTTAATTCTCATTAGTCAATGTTGAAGAAGGTGTAAAGGAAGAAGAGactgttgttgttcttcttctgtaTCTTTGCAGAGATGGGTAGTTACTGGGTTGCCGTTCTGCTTCTTATCTCTCAATTGTTTGTGCTTCCTAATCCTTCTTCCTCATACCCTTTGTGCACCGACGCAAGTAAGCATCTCTCGCTACCACTGTCTCTCAATTCTTAGTTATGTCAAACatcatctatttggttctgtttgGGTCAAAGTACTTTTACAAGTTGAAGTACCTTTTCGCAACTCTAATTGCATCCATCTTTTTCTGAATTCTAATATAGACTTTGTGTGTTACTGAAATAGGAGCACCTTTTACCACAAACACTTCTTTGGAGTTTTGTGGTTATGATGGAAAAGTATGTTGCAACTCTGCAGACGACTCAAAGTTGGAGAAACAATTCAAATCTATGAGCATTTCTGATCCTGCATGTGCTTCTTTATTCAAATCCATCCTTTGCTCGGTATGATTTGTTTGCTTAACTAGAAACTTTCATGTAAACTACTAAATTGCAACTTCATGAATTGTCCAGAATCAACCTGATTCAGTTTCCTTGAGGTCTTTTTGTCACGAGTCACATGACTCAACCCATGTGATATGCCCACCAATATTGTCCCCAAGCTGGTCACTAGTACTAAGTATTTTTATGAACTGCACTTTGGTTTAtctgtatatatatcatgttttgCCTTTTGTGATGGGTTCACTCGCTAAGTTTTGGGATATCTATTTGCAGAGTTGTGATCAGTTCTCTGGAGAACTATTTAAAATTGAATCTGGAATTCAGACTATTCCTGTTCTATGCAACTCTACTGCTGCATCATCTGCGTCTAAGAGTCAAGTAACTAGTTTTTGTTCAAATGTTTGGGATACATGTAGTGATGTATCTGTGTTGAATTCACCTTTCGCCCCGGCATTACAAGGTAAAGCTGGTGCTCCAGTGAATTCCACTTCTTCCAAGCTGACAGATTTTTGGCAGTCAAAATCCGATTTCTGCAACTCATTTGGTGCACCACAGGGGTCTACTGGTAATGAATCCATATGTTTTGATGGTGCACCAGTTTCATTAAATAATGATACTGAAACTCCAAAACCACCAAAAGGTTTATGCCTGGAGAAAATCGGGAACGGATCATACCTGAATATGGTTGCTCATCCCGATGGGTCTAACCGCGCCTTCTTTTCTAACCAAGAAGGGAAAGTATGGTTGGCAACTCTTCCTGAAGTGGACTCTGGAGGAACAATGGAACTCGATGAATCTAGTCCATTCTTAGATGCAACCGATGAAGTACATTTCGATACTGTTTTTGGGGTAATGGGAATGGCATTTCATCCAGATTTTGTTAGAAATGGTCGTTTTTTTCTTTCGTATAACTGTGATAAAGTCAAATCATCAAGATGTTCTGGAAGGTGTTCATGTAACTCAGATGCAAATTGTGATCCTTCGAAACTCAGTCCTGACGAAGATGGGGCTCAACCATGTCGGTACCATACTGTTATTGCAGAATATTCTGCTAATAGTACTGGATCAAAGGCTTCATTGGTAAATACTGCTTCATACTTACCATATAGCATTTTAATTATTTGTCACCAAAAGATTCTGACTTGGTTCTAATTGCATTCTGAATAATGTTCAGGCAAAGACTGCTAACCCATCGAAAGTGAGACGGACTTTTACGATGGGTCTTCCATTTACAGGACATCATGCAGGGCAAATTCTTTTTGGACCAGAGGATGGGTATTTATACTATATGATGGGAGATGGAGGAAGCAAAAATGATCCTTACAACTTTTCCCAGAACAAGAAATCATTGCTTGGAAAGATTATGAGGCTCGACGTGAACAATATACCAAGTGAGATTTGCGTTACAGTTGGCACTTTTAAGCAAATTACTTTCTTAAATGATCATTTGTTTCCATTGCAATTTTTCATGCGAAGTAAATTCCATTTTCATCTATGTCATCCTTGTGCAGGTGCAACTGAAATCAATGACCTTGGTTTATGGGGAAACTATTCTGTCCCAAAGGACAATCCATTTGCTGATGATAAAGACTTGCAGCCTGAAATTTGGGCTCTAGGAGTAAGAAATCCTTGGCGTTGTAGTTTTGACTCAGAGCGACCTTCTTACTTCCTTTGCGCTGATGTTGGACAGGTGTTTATTTACATATTCTTGCTTCTTCAATTCTTTGACTCATCAGTTTGTATAGAAATGTGCTTGGCACTTAATAGTATCTGAATCTTCTTGTAGGAGACATATGAAGAAGTTGATTTGATCTCTAAAGGTGGAA
Coding sequences within:
- the LOC113276059 gene encoding basic proline-rich protein-like isoform X1; translation: MKTTKGGKTMNPTDAYRKEIRRKELKRNKKERKKVREVGILKKDPDTLKEQIDKLEMMKADGALDKARKHKKRHLEDTLNLVIKKRKEFEEKAKDKGETSVMFSHLGPPRRRTAEEEERAKHPRPEDSVYYHPTLNPTGAPPPGKPPMYKSSIGPRIPLSAASSRGGASSSNAESEEVEFGGPPPPAPPPPLPDSSELGLGDVSTLPLPPPPPMPPQPAAANLGSALPPPSLPPPPPGPPPPKEQGSVPTSLPPPPPPPRSTQPPPPGTNASEMGQSAPSDGSNVKESERVLVMLPPPPPPPGLPPKSDANSFTGTKDVINMLPPPPPPTPNQQVPRPSLVHTIQPDVLPPGIARLPPPPPPPGPPLSVPGLPPRPGLPGMVLPPMPRPPFGPPPGPPPMMRPPLPPGPPPSFQQEDTYNAFRSSAPQKPSYVKSAASTVVKRQLAQHTPELTAMVPASVRVRRETAVQKTKPKVPQLAQTTATPRPAAALVAAIKKPETVKPSNAPKPQSVDDSYMAFLEDMKALGALDS
- the LOC113276059 gene encoding basic proline-rich protein-like isoform X2, which codes for MFSHLGPPRRRTAEEEERAKHPRPEDSVYYHPTLNPTGAPPPGKPPMYKSSIGPRIPLSAASSRGGASSSNAESEEVEFGGPPPPAPPPPLPDSSELGLGDVSTLPLPPPPPMPPQPAAANLGSALPPPSLPPPPPGPPPPKEQGSVPTSLPPPPPPPRSTQPPPPGTNASEMGQSAPSDGSNVKESERVLVMLPPPPPPPGLPPKSDANSFTGTKDVINMLPPPPPPTPNQQVPRPSLVHTIQPDVLPPGIARLPPPPPPPGPPLSVPGLPPRPGLPGMVLPPMPRPPFGPPPGPPPMMRPPLPPGPPPSFQQEDTYNAFRSSAPQKPSYVKSAASTVVKRQLAQHTPELTAMVPASVRVRRETAVQKTKPKVPQLAQTTATPRPAAALVAAIKKPETVKPSNAPKPQSVDDSYMAFLEDMKALGALDS
- the LOC113276060 gene encoding HIPL1 protein-like, with the translated sequence MGSYWVAVLLLISQLFVLPNPSSSYPLCTDARAPFTTNTSLEFCGYDGKVCCNSADDSKLEKQFKSMSISDPACASLFKSILCSSCDQFSGELFKIESGIQTIPVLCNSTAASSASKSQVTSFCSNVWDTCSDVSVLNSPFAPALQGKAGAPVNSTSSKLTDFWQSKSDFCNSFGAPQGSTGNESICFDGAPVSLNNDTETPKPPKGLCLEKIGNGSYLNMVAHPDGSNRAFFSNQEGKVWLATLPEVDSGGTMELDESSPFLDATDEVHFDTVFGVMGMAFHPDFVRNGRFFLSYNCDKVKSSRCSGRCSCNSDANCDPSKLSPDEDGAQPCRYHTVIAEYSANSTGSKASLAKTANPSKVRRTFTMGLPFTGHHAGQILFGPEDGYLYYMMGDGGSKNDPYNFSQNKKSLLGKIMRLDVNNIPSATEINDLGLWGNYSVPKDNPFADDKDLQPEIWALGVRNPWRCSFDSERPSYFLCADVGQETYEEVDLISKGGNYGWRMYEGYGPNELIQSATKNVSMSDLNLIYPVMGYSHSEVNENEGSASIIGGYFYRSMTDPCMNGRYLYGDLYATALWAAQEYPINSGNFTTSKIPFSCASDSPIPCASLPKTSLPSLGYIYSFGEDNNKDIYVLTNTGVHRVVRPSRCNYSCSKENTTRITNPPSPAPSSPSSASMLLNTMKNEIMFLFLVSFLVFLDFIL